ATCTGTAGTACAAATTTAAGATGTTCTTTTTTGCCATTtctacaaataaacaaagatgGGGAGGGTAAAAACTAAAACATACCAAATTAAAAACATCCCCAACTGACAAACAACTCATTTTAACTAAACCGTAAATTGTTTAGCCAACTGAAAAAACAATTCACTCAATACAAAGGGAAAAAAAATAAAGCCATATTTACAAATACCTTACAATAGCACTGAACGCAACCCAGGTCTATGCAGATCTCAAAATCcaataaaataacacattttgatAGTTCAACTGGATTGTCTCCTATTCCAGCCCATCGATTGCTTTACCAAACCGAGTCAATAACATTCTGCATCACACAGAACTTCCTATTGGGCACTAGCCATGAAATGCCTAAAAGTTGTCAAATGATGACTTCtcatccaaaataaaaattcattaGCTTGTcctgatttttttaaagtatatttttgcaaatGCCCAATTAAGTTTGAAAAGTTAATTTACTGTTTGCATCACTTTGGAGGCTCTGTAGAAATACTGAGAATAATTATATGTAGCTCATATCAAAATTAGTTGCAATGTCTGGTCAAGGCATTGGAATAAGAGAATGTACCAGTCGCACTCAAAACTGTTCATatatacataaacacacaacaaataatgATATCcccttttaaataaaacatctcCATTACATTCCTTGAGCTGGTGCGTAAAAAACCCTTGAAGCTATGGGGTGATGgatgaaatgtaaaaataatctTAAAACAACACTGGATTCGCGAGCCTGGGGTTCCGTCGTAAGTGCACTGAATTGTGGGGTAGCTCAAATCCATCATATTTAAAACAGATCTCAattaagttttaaaaaggaaacaGTTTTTTGAGCACCAAGTAAAACAGTGGTTGAAAAGAACAAGAAATCAtctttaaaataacaaatagtAGGGAAAAACTTTTGGTGCCCAGTCTGTGAAAAAAAGCTATTTTAGAACAATTAACTTATGAACTATCATGTAACATGAACAGCTAACGCAAATACATCGCTGTTCTGTGACTACGTCACAACCACATTGCAAAACAGCTATGGGCAACGTTCCTATAGCAGGACGAAAATAGTCTGTTTTCACCTTTAACACCGCCTCAGGTGCGGAGGGGTCCATGCGGCAACAATCAAAATGGCTTTAATGTTCCTGAAAATACCACATTTTTGaaccgaagcaaagcaaataaAAGAGGAGCCTGCAGAGGAGCGATGCTaatagaaaacaaaaacaaaaaggagGTACAGATGGAGAAAGAGAGCAAACATTCTTTCGAGTGCAATTATTTGGTCCCCTGTACCTCCCAAAATAATATGCGAACTAAGATTCTTTGGCTcctttatgaaaaaaaatggcGCCTGGTGCTTCTATGTTCTGCTTTGAAATAGTAAAACATGTAAATGATAAACATGGTGCACCTTAATAATGCCTCATAAGCCAATAGCAGAGCTCTACACCCTTTTCTCTGATCTGCAGGAGGAATTTCGAACATACATCCTTGTGCACATTTCATTCTCCTAAACTGCCTTGCCAAGCAAATTCAGAGAGTGAGGAACAAATAAAACCCAGAAGTCTGGGAAACGGATGGAACAGAAGCAGGGGTAAAGACTGTGGGTGAAGCGGGAGGGTGTAGTAGATGTGTTACAGTGGGGTGAGCTCCCTCTGGTGGTGAAACGAGCGCAGTGCAAGAGCAGGCTCAGACCATTGGGTTCATGGCTCAGATCAACAGCATTTCTGGCAGTCTGTGGGCTCAGCCTGACTCGGCTCTGGCTCAGTCTGAATCCGAACCCGATGAATCGTCAGAGCTGGAGGCACTGCTGCTGCTTTCCGATTTATTCTCTTTATCCTCCACCTCTTCGTCCTCAACATCTTCCTCGTTCTGAAAGTGAAATTGACCAGTTTGAGTATGTGTCTGCATTCAAGTATGTACATGGACATAGTTATTAGCATACTGCGCAACCTACATTATCGTCACCGTCTTCATCGTCGTcgtcgtcatcatcatcatcactgtcATCTCCAGACGATGATCCTTCATCAGATTCCTTCTCCTCTTCGTCTTCATCTTCATCCTTGTCTTCATCATCCTCGTCGTCGTcgtcctcctcctcctcttcctccaccTTTTTCTATTTTCAATTGAGAAGAAAACATATGATGCTATCTAACCAATCACCACACACtgctaaaacattttaaatatgtagATACTTGTTGATAATTTTAGCTCTTATACAAACGCTCAAGAAAATGTCTCtcttttaaacattgtttgtaCTTACCGATCGTTGAGCTTTGGCTTTAACTTTAGCAGCGGTGCCACCTGGTTTTGCTGTACTCCTCCTTTTCTAAAGAAGAGAAGAAAAATTATCAGTTATTATGCCATTTGTATGACGCAAAAATACTAAACTCTAAATATGGTTTCAACAAAATGTGTGTACATCTAGACTTACCAGAGAATTGTATTCTTTATATGCAGCTCTCTCTTGTGATGATATACTCTGTAAAAGACAAAATGACCCAATTACTCTCATTTTATTCATGATAATACAATCACAAACAAAACGCAGGAAATGCAGAGGTGGCAAAACTGATATATTACAtaacaccagaaacaaaatatataagatTCTCATTTAGTACCGCGAGCCACTGCTCCAGCAGCACTTTGTACTGCCTCTGTTTCTCCTCCGCCATCTTCTTGTATCGATCTTTGTCTTTCTGAGAAAGTCGCTGCCAACGGCCCCCAATCTCACCCATTCGCTCTTTCATAGGAAGATGGTTAAGTTCGCCATTGGACAGCATCTCCTGAGAGAACTTCTGATAACCATTTCTGCAGACATGTGTAATTGAAAAGTGGTTAGAAGGCTCCGAGCAATGCCTTAAACACATTATAACCAACATAAGAAAATGAACTTACGAGGGCGGTTTTTTCGGTTCCCCATCAAATTTCATTTTCTTTCCTGGTGTGATGACTGGAGCAGGGGATCGCATCTCACTTAGTTCTCTCTGCAGAAGATGAAAAAGAAGAATTACTGGTTTGAAAAGGTACAAAATATTCCATACAGTAAATTATGATTCAGGACTTAGAATTAGAAAAGTATGTACAAATGCTCTCATCATTTGCCCACAAATCAAATCTGTCTGAACTTGCCTCATATCTCTTTTGGTCTTCAGCAGCCTTCTTGATCCAGACAATCTTCTCTTTCTTCTCCATGGTGTTCCACGTTGCCTCCATGGTCTTCTGGGCTTTTGTTCGATCACCCTGATAAAATCAAAGCAAAAGGGCGACTTCAGTAACAAAACTGTTTTCACTATATGTACCATGTTGGTACATTACATTTGTGTGGGCTTCCTTACGTGTAGGGGTGGTGCGTGGGGAAaaaaactaacgcggggttagttgtaacacggactgtttacattgttgtacaaggttgagcgttttgtttttccggtatttttttcacgcggccaaaagacgatctcccgcaaattattggaaatgtataatgtttttccagagagttattgatgaacgagtgttttggtggcatgtgagtaaatttttttatcatatgttttttttggtttctaagttgggtgtgtaagataccaaatccaatgttatgtcatattaatcagtgtcttgtaaAACatagcattatttttaaatctgtctgcagctcttagcaacttttttagTGGTctggaaaatattttgactcagcggggttaattgtaacgctgtgttacaactaacccctcagcacttacgatatgaaaaccgctaacgttagcttaattcttgccgttgttttaaataggctacacacaaatgattgctggctgccaccaaaataaatgtgcctgtcttatcaaaaatcgtgtgtcaaatttatttttgttcatatcttaaatattgattgagtaaggtcatgtcaaagattgaaatcataatgaaatgaatgcctaaagtaacgtttgcacttctgtcacgtttggtgtaattgtccaagaatggtaagtactagaaacaaacttcaaatgttcatttgtagcatagatgtgtgtgttgccAAAAAGCATTAGGTTGTGCACCGCTCTCTCCTACTATTAGTTGAGTGACAAAAACTAACTTAGTACAAAACATCACCTCATATACCGTTTGCTTTTGGACAAAGCCATACAATGGGATTGTTGTATTTCTTACCTTGAATCGGGCGAGATAGTCTCCAATGACACTCTGTTGCCAGATTTCCTGAGCCGTTTTGGGCGTTTCTGGTAGTTTCCCTTTATCATCTTTGAGCTGCTTCTCTGAGTTTGCCTTTAACGTCATCTCCAGATTTTTATACTTTTCCTGCaagataatttaataaaataataagctATACATACAGGACGTCCCAATTCATGCTTTTCCACCACAATGGTTCATTTTGAAATTACTAATTAGATGGTTTAACTAAAACCTATAAAGCTGGCCTGAGTAAGCACACACAGAATTATTCATGTAACAGTGTAATCCTGTAAACAAAAGAGAGAAATACTGTGGTGTGTCGCTGAGTAATGTGTTTTCAGTACCTTCTTTTTGTCAGAAAGCTCGTTCCACATGCGGGCCAGCAGTCTCGTGAGCTCCATGTCAGATAGTTCAGGCTTTTCCTGATGAAGTTTTGGGCGcttctcttctgaaaaaatgAACATTGCCGACACCGGGGGCTTGGGCTTCTCCGGGCTGGACTGTTAGGGCAAAAGAGTTGAATAGAGGgcattaaattgagaaaaaaagACAACGTTTTGGGTATTTCCGCCAGTCTTAAGATGATTGACAGGTGAACTGACCTTTGCCTTTGAGTTCTTCTTTTTGGATGCGGGGCTAGCGCCCCTTTTAAAGCTTCCCATCTTCTGTTCGGACAGTATTCTTTGCTGTTCCTCTTCTGAGATACTCTGGGAAATGTAAAAAGCAAAGTGTTATATGTTATATAAAGCAAAAGGTGTAGCACAGAGCAAAGGTTACACAGAGCTACGTTAGTTCATTGTAAACACATACTTACCAATAAGTAGCGATTCATCTCGACTTCGTAGTCTTTCTTTCTCTGAGTATCaataacaaaaatatacaaagtatttatatttacacatacacacaaaaatacattattagGTGGTTGATTATTAACAGACAGATGAAAGTGCACAAAACAGATaacgtattttccggactataagtcggatcagtcaaaaatgcgttttgaagaggaaaaacacatacaagtcgcactggactatacgccgcatttatttagaaaatgatttcacaaaatccaagccgaagaacagacatttaatctggaaaggcaagttattcaccTAAACAATAGACAGGACAGCAGGCTAaataggtgtccgtacatgttaacgTAACATTACCATTTATTCACCGAACACAATAGCATATCgaacatacctgggaggctgaataggctaaattaacaccacaagccaaatcaagttcaaaaaggtcccgaagtcattcaacatcactgaatccattgaattacataaatacaggagcaggcctctcgcggctgtagatggtaatggtttctcttggttcatatgaattaattttgacatataagtagCACCTGACTAGAAGTCGCAGGACCACCCAAACTATGAAAaaggtgcgacttatagtccggtaTAATACGGTATTGTTATCACAAGTGAGTTACAGACCTGTTCACAGCGTTTTTGGTAAGCATCTTTCTCGTTTTGTTTGAGTAGTTTCCAGCGTTGGCTGCACATGACCATACGTTCTGTACTGGGAACGTCTTTCATATTGGACATCAGCTCAGCACAGAACATCGAGTAACCATTACTAAAAGAACAGAAGAAAATTTAAACCCCTCTAAAACGCTGTACAAAGCCATAAAAACTCACAAAATGTGCTTAAAAGTATAGCAAAAATGATAAAAACGAATGTGTGAGAATAATATAGTGGTAGGAACACATATTGTCTTTTTGTTTCATACTTTATCTTAACAGggccagactaacttttttcactaggaacacagtggcccccaactgaaagttttaggggcgcaaccagaaaatttaggggcacacactgtaaatgaaaatgctaaccaaacattcacatttctactaatttccactgtattactaataaatactttaataatagatgcagaaagtgTTGTTTt
This window of the Misgurnus anguillicaudatus chromosome 19, ASM2758022v2, whole genome shotgun sequence genome carries:
- the ubtf gene encoding nucleolar transcription factor 1 isoform X1 → MNGEMDSSAKDPAAVWHQDDMLKLLDAMKVNLPEKDLSKYKTSESHLDWEKVAFNPYSAEMCKQKWQEVSREIRKFRTLSELIVDAQDYVKNPYKGKKLKKHPDFPKKPLTPYFRFFMEKRAKYAKLHPEMSNLDLTKILSKKYKELPERKKDKYVKDFLREKESFTQNMTKFKEDHPDLVENVNKKSNVPEKPRTPQQLWYCHEKKAFLKAHPDATTKDIKDNLGKQWPQLSDKKRIKWIKKSLEQLKLYEEKMRELIQQHPEMNLTEEDIVKSTLTKAERQLKDKFDGRPDKPPSNGYSMFCAELMSNMKDVPSTERMVMCSQRWKLLKQNEKDAYQKRCEQRKKDYEVEMNRYLLSISEEEQQRILSEQKMGSFKRGASPASKKKNSKAKSSPEKPKPPVSAMFIFSEEKRPKLHQEKPELSDMELTRLLARMWNELSDKKKEKYKNLEMTLKANSEKQLKDDKGKLPETPKTAQEIWQQSVIGDYLARFKGDRTKAQKTMEATWNTMEKKEKIVWIKKAAEDQKRYERELSEMRSPAPVITPGKKMKFDGEPKKPPSNGYQKFSQEMLSNGELNHLPMKERMGEIGGRWQRLSQKDKDRYKKMAEEKQRQYKVLLEQWLASISSQERAAYKEYNSLKRRSTAKPGGTAAKVKAKAQRSKKVEEEEEEDDDDEDDEDKDEDEDEEEKESDEGSSSGDDSDDDDDDDDDEDGDDNNEEDVEDEEVEDKENKSESSSSASSSDDSSGSDSD
- the ubtf gene encoding nucleolar transcription factor 1 isoform X2: MNGEMDSSAKDPAAVWHQDDMLKLLDAMKVNLPEKDLSKYKTSESHLDWEKVAFNPYSAEMCKQKWQEVSREIRKFRTLSELIVDAQDYVKNPYKGKKLKKHPDFPKKPLTPYFRFFMEKRAKYAKLHPEMSNLDLTKILSKKYKELPERKKDKYVKDFLREKESFTQNMTKFKEDHPDLVENVNKKSNVPEKPRTPQQLWYCHEKKAFLKAHPDATTKDIKDNLGKQWPQLSDKKRIKWIKKSLEQLKLYEEKMRELIQQHPEMNLTEEDIVKSTLTKAERQLKDKFDGRPDKPPSNGYSMFCAELMSNMKDVPSTERMVMCSQRWKLLKQNEKDAYQKRCEQRKKDYEVEMNRYLLSISEEEQQRILSEQKMGSFKRGASPASKKKNSKAKSSPEKPKPPVSAMFIFSEEKRPKLHQEKPELSDMELTRLLARMWNELSDKKKEKYKNLEMTLKANSEKQLKDDKGKLPETPKTAQEIWQQSVIGDYLARFKGDRTKAQKTMEATWNTMEKKEKIVWIKKAAEDQKRYEAKLSEMRSPAPVITPGKKMKFDGEPKKPPSNGYQKFSQEMLSNGELNHLPMKERMGEIGGRWQRLSQKDKDRYKKMAEEKQRQYKVLLEQWLASISSQERAAYKEYNSLKRRSTAKPGGTAAKVKAKAQRSKKVEEEEEEDDDDEDDEDKDEDEDEEEKESDEGSSSGDDSDDDDDDDDDEDGDDNNEEDVEDEEVEDKENKSESSSSASSSDDSSGSDSD